From Streptomyces sp. TLI_105, the proteins below share one genomic window:
- a CDS encoding SGNH/GDSL hydrolase family protein encodes MRPSNTLRRAALALLTTGTLALAPTALADTGHHGAHGPVWRGAWAASPQSATAPFGPNWSQQGFDNQTVRQVVRVTAAGTRTRIELTNRYGTGPLRITGATVARTATGSAVEPGSVRTLRFDHRPSVTIPAGETLLSDAVNLPVEAFEQLTVTLYLADPTGPATFHSFSSATSYRAEGDHRADLSGGAFRETSTSWYFLSGVEVTGGRDTARRDGIVTFGDSITDGLGSTADADNRYPDELAERLAATGRTRAVLNHGISGNEVVNDTTWAGEKAVARFRKDVLTEKGVGTVILLEGINDIGGSGPAFPGGPTPEVSVNQLIEGHRTLIRQAHAHGLKVVGATLTPIKGSFYDTPVNEAKREAFNTWVRTSGAYDAVVDFDRAVADPADPDRILPAYDSGDHIHPGDAGYTAMAGALDLEEL; translated from the coding sequence ATGCGACCCTCGAACACCCTCCGCCGCGCCGCCCTCGCCCTCCTCACCACCGGCACCCTCGCCCTGGCCCCCACCGCCCTCGCCGACACCGGCCACCACGGCGCCCACGGCCCGGTCTGGCGCGGCGCCTGGGCCGCGTCCCCGCAGTCGGCGACCGCGCCGTTCGGCCCCAACTGGTCGCAGCAGGGCTTCGACAACCAGACGGTTCGCCAGGTCGTCCGCGTCACCGCCGCCGGCACCCGGACCCGCATCGAGCTGACGAACCGTTACGGCACCGGCCCGCTGCGGATCACCGGCGCGACCGTCGCCCGTACCGCCACCGGAAGCGCGGTCGAGCCCGGCTCCGTGCGCACGCTCCGCTTCGACCACCGCCCGTCCGTGACGATCCCGGCCGGCGAGACCCTCCTCAGCGACGCCGTGAACCTCCCCGTCGAGGCCTTCGAGCAGCTGACCGTCACCCTCTACCTCGCGGACCCGACCGGCCCGGCGACCTTCCACTCCTTCTCCTCGGCCACCAGCTACCGCGCCGAGGGCGACCACCGCGCCGACCTCTCCGGCGGCGCCTTCCGGGAGACCAGCACCTCCTGGTACTTCCTCTCCGGCGTCGAGGTCACCGGCGGCCGCGACACCGCCCGCCGCGACGGCATCGTCACCTTCGGCGACTCCATCACCGACGGCCTCGGCTCGACGGCGGACGCCGACAACCGCTACCCGGACGAGCTCGCGGAGCGCCTCGCCGCCACCGGCCGGACCCGCGCCGTCCTCAACCACGGCATCAGCGGCAACGAGGTCGTCAACGACACCACCTGGGCGGGCGAGAAGGCCGTGGCCCGGTTCCGGAAGGACGTGCTCACCGAGAAGGGCGTGGGCACGGTGATCCTCCTGGAGGGCATCAACGACATCGGCGGCAGCGGTCCGGCCTTCCCGGGCGGACCGACCCCCGAGGTGTCGGTGAACCAGCTGATCGAGGGCCACCGCACCCTCATACGGCAGGCCCACGCCCACGGCCTGAAGGTCGTCGGCGCCACCCTCACCCCGATCAAGGGCTCCTTCTACGACACCCCCGTCAACGAGGCCAAGCGGGAGGCCTTCAACACCTGGGTCCGCACCTCGGGCGCGTACGACGCCGTCGTCGACTTCGACCGCGCCGTCGCCGACCCTGCCGACCCGGACCGCATCCTCCCCGCGTACGACTCCGGCGACCACATCCACCCGGGCGACGCGGGCTACACGGCGATGGCCGGGGCACTGGACCTCGAAGAGCTGTAG
- a CDS encoding N-acetyltransferase, producing MDLNVTTLAERPELEGAMWSMKDLWPEFMMYDPVGWANMGRIVREFPEYVLVATDAGGAVVARGFSVPFRLDAEGRRELPARGWDEVLNWAFSDLRHGREADTVSAIEITVHLDHLGKGLSHRMLAAMRENAGRRGFAELVAPVRPNGKHLEAEASIHEYAFRTREADGLPHDPWLRVHVRAGGVIESVAPASMTVSGSVEQWRKWTGLPFDTDGPVEVQGALVPVHCQATRGYAVYVEPNVWVRHRI from the coding sequence ATGGACCTGAACGTCACCACCCTCGCCGAACGTCCCGAGCTCGAAGGGGCGATGTGGTCCATGAAGGACCTGTGGCCCGAGTTCATGATGTACGACCCGGTCGGCTGGGCCAACATGGGCCGGATCGTCCGGGAGTTCCCGGAGTACGTGCTCGTCGCCACCGACGCCGGGGGCGCGGTCGTCGCCCGCGGCTTCAGCGTGCCCTTCCGGCTCGACGCGGAGGGTCGCCGCGAGCTGCCCGCCCGGGGCTGGGACGAGGTCCTCAACTGGGCCTTCTCCGACCTGCGGCACGGCCGGGAGGCCGACACCGTGAGCGCGATCGAGATCACCGTCCACCTCGACCACCTCGGCAAGGGCCTCTCGCACCGGATGCTCGCCGCCATGCGGGAGAACGCCGGCAGGCGGGGCTTCGCCGAGCTGGTCGCCCCGGTCCGGCCCAACGGCAAGCACCTGGAGGCCGAGGCCTCCATCCACGAGTACGCCTTCCGCACGCGTGAGGCCGACGGCCTGCCGCACGACCCGTGGCTCCGCGTCCACGTGCGCGCGGGCGGTGTCATCGAGTCCGTGGCCCCGGCCTCGATGACGGTCTCCGGCTCCGTCGAGCAGTGGCGGAAGTGGACGGGCCTCCCCTTCGACACGGACGGCCCGGTCGAGGTCCAGGGCGCGCTGGTCCCGGTCCACTGCCAGGCCACGCGCGGCTACGCGGTGTACGTGGAGCCCAACGTGTGGGTCCGTCACCGGATCTGA
- a CDS encoding DUF4190 domain-containing protein — protein sequence MSYDTQVPPAAPRVMRNGLGTAALILGIIGTLSGLIPLFFWLAGILGLIALILGLVGKGRAKRGEANNKGVALTGAILGLAALILSVVGAVITFTAVKDAVDEIDKSIKDTAPKDPTSKAPAGDAGKADKKGQGLEDGDSSVYDDDLTVTVSDPKPYSPDEYAAGHTKGNKAYQVTVVIENKGKEKFDTALVSLSATAGKNGVAAEEIFDNKVGSGFEGTIMPGKKATITAAFDAPKDAKNLTVEVNPGFTYDASQWELKIG from the coding sequence ATGTCGTACGACACCCAGGTCCCGCCCGCCGCCCCGCGGGTCATGCGCAACGGCCTCGGCACCGCGGCCCTGATCCTCGGCATCATCGGCACGCTCTCCGGGCTCATCCCGCTCTTCTTCTGGCTGGCCGGCATCCTCGGCCTGATCGCGCTGATCCTGGGCCTCGTCGGCAAGGGCCGCGCGAAGCGCGGCGAGGCGAACAACAAGGGAGTGGCCCTCACCGGCGCGATCCTGGGCCTCGCGGCGCTGATCCTCTCGGTCGTCGGCGCGGTCATCACGTTCACGGCCGTCAAGGACGCGGTCGACGAGATCGACAAGTCCATCAAGGACACCGCCCCGAAGGACCCGACGAGCAAGGCCCCGGCGGGCGACGCCGGCAAGGCCGACAAGAAGGGCCAGGGCCTGGAGGACGGGGACAGCTCGGTCTACGACGACGACCTCACGGTCACGGTCTCGGACCCCAAGCCGTACTCCCCCGACGAGTACGCGGCGGGCCACACCAAGGGCAACAAGGCCTACCAGGTCACCGTCGTCATCGAGAACAAGGGCAAGGAGAAGTTCGACACCGCCCTCGTCAGCCTGAGCGCCACCGCCGGCAAGAACGGCGTCGCGGCCGAGGAGATCTTCGACAACAAGGTCGGCTCGGGCTTCGAAGGCACCATCATGCCCGGCAAGAAGGCCACCATCACCGCCGCCTTCGACGCCCCCAAGGACGCCAAGAACCTGACCGTCGAGGTCAACCCCGGCTTCACCTACGACGCCTCGCAGTGGGAGCTGAAGATCGGCTGA
- a CDS encoding TetR/AcrR family transcriptional regulator, which yields MTSDHDTKSASRSAYHHGDLRQAVLTAALDVIAAEGPGALSLRDLARRAGVSHAAPAHHFKDRTGLLTAIAAQGYGLLAEALAGTPALRERGVRYVRFAVAHPAHFQVMFRPELLRADDPDLLAAKERASAELRAGVADLPDVPDARQAGIAAWSLAHGFATLLLTHNVTAAIGDRDPEEYFRSLAGLLFTAQLPPPVGE from the coding sequence ATGACGAGCGACCACGACACGAAAAGCGCGAGCAGGAGCGCCTACCACCACGGCGACCTGCGGCAGGCAGTCCTCACCGCCGCACTCGACGTGATCGCCGCCGAGGGGCCGGGGGCACTGAGCCTGCGCGACCTCGCCCGCCGCGCGGGCGTCTCGCACGCCGCCCCCGCCCACCACTTCAAGGACCGCACCGGACTGCTCACGGCCATCGCCGCCCAGGGGTACGGCCTTCTCGCGGAGGCCCTGGCCGGCACCCCCGCGCTGCGCGAACGCGGCGTGCGCTACGTCCGGTTCGCCGTCGCCCACCCCGCGCACTTCCAGGTCATGTTCCGGCCCGAGCTGCTGCGCGCCGACGACCCGGACCTCCTCGCCGCCAAGGAACGTGCCTCCGCCGAACTCCGCGCGGGCGTCGCGGACCTGCCGGACGTCCCCGACGCCCGACAGGCCGGCATCGCCGCCTGGTCGCTCGCCCACGGCTTCGCGACGCTGCTCCTCACCCACAACGTGACGGCGGCGATCGGCGACCGGGACCCCGAGGAGTACTTCCGTTCGCTCGCCGGCCTGCTCTTCACGGCCCAACTCCCGCCCCCGGTCGGGGAATAG
- a CDS encoding N-6 DNA methylase encodes MTAAGIARLAGVGRAAVSNWRRRHPDFPKPVGGTETSPSFALADVERWLRDQGKLAEVPLKERVWQQIAGHPAGAVTALVHAGCALLLVRDRSAAWPTLAELPDERLAEVLPVALEETLTERLGPERAVLTPTSPALAASLPLLRGAAELAAETGVRAAFEFLLGRHLDANPRQYTLTPPGPAALMAALAAAPKTGHDGVPLTVLDPASGTGGLLSAVENPGAVCGQDADHDLAALTALRLALATDADIRVRSGDSLRADAFPTLAADAVLCHPPFNERNWGHDELAYDPRWEYGFPARTESELAWVQHALAHLRPGGTAVLLMPPAAASRRSGRRIRADLLRRGALRAVVALPAGAAPPYGIPLHLWVLRKPVQGERSAAELLLVDAAAEQTGQGREGRDRLDWPAVHSAVMDAWTPFDRDGTLVGTPGASRSVPVIELLDDDVDLAPARHLPPAAAAEGAVQLAGVRERLTETLHRTRELTPPPVTDPASGTAGLGRPMTTVGELARAGALSLRAGGVGTAPASAPVAVLTDHDVLAAQPPSGTLPDGPPEEPVLLAAGDIVVPVLGGGAAVRVVDAVAEGAALGRNLQLLRPDPAALDPWFLAGFLRATANTRQASSYASTATRLDVRRLQLPRLPLAEQRRFGERFRALAEFEESLRLTARLGDQLVQGLYDGLADGTVAP; translated from the coding sequence GTGACCGCCGCCGGGATCGCCCGGCTCGCCGGGGTCGGCCGGGCCGCCGTCAGCAACTGGCGCCGCCGCCACCCCGACTTCCCCAAGCCCGTCGGCGGGACGGAGACGAGTCCGTCCTTCGCCCTCGCGGACGTCGAGCGATGGCTCCGCGACCAGGGCAAGCTGGCCGAGGTCCCGCTCAAGGAGCGCGTCTGGCAGCAGATCGCGGGCCATCCGGCCGGGGCCGTCACCGCCCTCGTCCACGCGGGCTGCGCCCTCCTCCTCGTACGGGACCGGTCCGCGGCCTGGCCCACGCTCGCCGAGCTCCCCGACGAGCGGCTCGCCGAGGTGCTGCCCGTCGCCCTGGAGGAGACGCTCACCGAGCGGCTCGGCCCGGAGCGGGCCGTCCTCACCCCCACCTCGCCCGCCCTCGCCGCCTCCCTCCCGCTCCTGCGCGGGGCCGCCGAGCTCGCGGCCGAGACCGGCGTCCGCGCGGCCTTCGAGTTCCTGCTCGGCCGTCACCTCGACGCCAACCCCCGGCAGTACACGCTCACCCCGCCCGGCCCCGCCGCCCTCATGGCGGCGCTCGCGGCGGCCCCGAAGACGGGACACGACGGCGTCCCGCTCACCGTCCTCGACCCCGCCTCCGGGACCGGCGGCCTGCTGAGCGCGGTCGAGAACCCCGGCGCCGTCTGCGGCCAGGACGCCGACCACGACCTCGCCGCGCTGACCGCCCTGCGCCTGGCCCTCGCCACCGACGCCGACATCCGCGTCCGGTCCGGCGACAGCCTGCGCGCCGACGCCTTCCCGACGCTGGCGGCGGACGCCGTCCTGTGCCACCCGCCCTTCAACGAGCGGAACTGGGGCCACGACGAACTGGCCTACGACCCGCGCTGGGAGTACGGCTTCCCGGCCCGTACGGAGTCCGAACTCGCCTGGGTCCAGCACGCCCTGGCGCACCTGCGCCCCGGCGGCACCGCCGTCCTCCTCATGCCGCCCGCCGCCGCCTCCCGCCGCTCCGGCCGCCGCATCCGGGCCGACCTGCTCCGCCGGGGCGCCCTGCGCGCGGTCGTCGCCCTCCCGGCCGGCGCCGCGCCGCCGTACGGCATCCCGCTCCACCTCTGGGTGCTGCGCAAGCCCGTCCAGGGCGAGCGGTCCGCCGCCGAACTCCTCCTCGTCGACGCCGCGGCCGAGCAGACCGGGCAGGGCCGGGAGGGCCGCGACCGGCTCGACTGGCCGGCCGTCCACTCCGCCGTCATGGACGCCTGGACGCCCTTCGACCGGGACGGCACCCTCGTCGGGACCCCGGGCGCGAGCCGTTCCGTGCCGGTCATCGAGCTCCTCGACGACGACGTCGACCTCGCCCCCGCCCGGCACCTCCCGCCGGCCGCCGCCGCCGAGGGTGCCGTCCAGCTGGCCGGGGTCCGCGAGCGGCTGACCGAGACGCTGCACCGGACCCGCGAACTGACCCCGCCGCCCGTGACCGACCCGGCCTCCGGCACCGCCGGGCTCGGCCGCCCCATGACCACCGTCGGCGAACTCGCCCGCGCAGGGGCCCTGTCCCTGCGCGCGGGCGGCGTCGGCACGGCCCCCGCCTCCGCCCCGGTCGCCGTCCTCACCGACCACGACGTGCTCGCCGCCCAGCCGCCCTCCGGGACGCTGCCCGACGGCCCGCCCGAGGAGCCGGTCCTCCTCGCCGCCGGGGACATCGTCGTCCCCGTCCTCGGCGGCGGCGCGGCCGTCCGGGTCGTCGACGCCGTCGCCGAGGGCGCCGCGCTCGGCCGCAACCTCCAGCTGCTCCGCCCCGATCCGGCGGCCCTCGACCCCTGGTTCCTGGCCGGTTTCCTCCGGGCCACCGCCAACACCCGGCAGGCCAGCAGCTACGCCTCCACCGCGACCCGGCTCGACGTGCGCCGCCTCCAGCTGCCGCGCCTGCCCCTGGCCGAACAGCGCCGGTTCGGGGAGCGGTTCCGGGCGCTCGCCGAGTTCGAGGAGTCGCTGCGCCTGACCGCGCGCCTCGGCGACCAGCTGGTCCAGGGCCTGTACGACGGCCTGGCGGACGGCACCGTCGCTCCCTGA
- a CDS encoding HNH endonuclease family protein — MLTYRRTLAASTLAVSVLLSAACSPGTGTPGDTGGGSAAPGTALAAVDTLTVKGRAPKTGYEREKFGRAWVDVDGNGCGTRDDVLKRDLTGVRFTDGHCKVASGTLTDDPYTGTTVRYVRGRSKVDIDHVVALSDAWQKGAQTWDGETRRRFANDPLNLLAVDAATNRRKSDGDAATWLPPNRAYRCAYVARQIAVKKKYGVWVTAGERDAMKRVLDTCPQQRLP; from the coding sequence GTGCTGACGTACCGAAGGACCCTCGCCGCCTCGACGCTCGCCGTCTCCGTCCTCCTCTCCGCCGCCTGCTCGCCCGGGACCGGCACCCCGGGAGACACCGGCGGCGGGTCCGCCGCGCCGGGGACGGCGCTCGCCGCCGTGGACACCCTCACGGTCAAGGGCCGCGCCCCGAAGACCGGTTACGAGCGGGAGAAGTTCGGCCGCGCCTGGGTGGACGTCGACGGCAACGGCTGCGGCACCCGTGACGACGTGCTCAAGCGGGACCTGACCGGCGTCCGCTTCACGGACGGCCACTGCAAGGTCGCCTCCGGCACCCTCACCGACGACCCGTACACCGGCACCACCGTCCGCTACGTCCGGGGCCGCTCCAAGGTCGACATCGACCATGTCGTCGCGCTCTCCGACGCCTGGCAGAAGGGGGCGCAGACGTGGGACGGCGAGACCCGGCGCCGCTTCGCCAACGACCCGCTCAACCTCCTCGCCGTGGACGCCGCGACCAACCGCCGCAAGTCCGACGGCGACGCCGCCACCTGGCTGCCGCCGAACCGGGCGTACCGCTGCGCGTACGTGGCCCGGCAGATCGCGGTGAAGAAGAAGTACGGGGTGTGGGTGACGGCGGGGGAGCGGGACGCGATGAAGAGGGTCCTCGACACCTGCCCGCAGCAGAGGCTCCCGTAG